Below is a genomic region from Brassica oleracea var. oleracea cultivar TO1000 chromosome C9, BOL, whole genome shotgun sequence.
AGGAGAATGTCATTCGGCTTGTGCAATGCTCCTGAGATCTTTCACCGTTGCATGATGTCTATTTTCACTGACCTGATTGAGGATATAATGGAGGTTTTCATGGATGATTTCAGTGTCTATGGAAGCTCTTTTTCTGTTTGTTTAAAAAACTTGTGCAGGGTATTGCAGTGCTGCAAGGAGAAGGATCTAGTGCTGAACTGGGAGAAGTGCCACTTCTTGGTTAAGGATGGGATTGTTCTCGGGCACAAGATCTCTGAGAAGGGGATCAAGGTCGACAAGGCAAAGATTGAAGTCATAATGAGCCTGCAACCACCAACATCAGTCAAGGGGATAAGGAGTTTCCTGGGGCACGCGGGTTTTTATAGGAGATTCATCAAGGATTTCTCAATGATCGCGAGACCACTCATGAGACTGCTCTGCAAGGATACCAGATTCGAGTTTGACAGGGGATGTTTAACGGCATTCCACACGATCAAAGGAGCCTTCATCAGTGCCCCGGTCGTTCAGCTTCCGGACTGGGATTTACCCTTCGAGATCATGACTGATGCTAGGAATGAGAAGCGAAAATTTCTAAGGGATGCAAGACTCTACTTTTGGGATGAACCGTTCCTGTATCGACACTGCAAGGATGGAGTGTTACGACGCTGTGTTCCGGAAACTGAAATCCCGAAAATCTTGTTTCATTGCCATGGTTCTTCTTATGCTGGTCACTTTGCAGCATTCAAAACCCGTCTCCAAGATCTTGAAAGCTGGTTTCTGGTGGCCAACAATGTTCCGAGATGCACAAGCTTTCATCTCCAAGTGCAGTTCATGCCAAAGACAAGGGAACATTAGCAAGCGGAACGAGATGCCCCAGAACTTCATACTCGAGATCGAAGTGTTTGATTGTTGGGGGATCGACTTCATGGGACCATTCCCACCATCGTACAAGAACGAGTACAATATAGTGGCAGTGGATTACGTTTCCAAGTGGGTAGAGGCAATCGCCAGTCCTACTAATGACGCGCGGGTTGTAACCAAAATGTTTAAAACCATCATTTTTCCTCGGTTTGGAGTACCTCGAGTGGTCATAAGTGACGGAGGCGCACACTTCATCAACAAGGTTTTCCAAGGGCTCTTGAAGAAGAACGGTGTCAAGCACAAAGTTGATACAGCATATCACCCCCAAACAAGTGGCCAAGTGGAAGTGTCTAATAGGGAGATCAAGAGCATCCTGCAGAAAACGGTCGGAGCTACACGCAAGGGCTGGTCTTTAAAGTTGGATGATGCGCTATGGGCCTAAAGAGCAGCCTATAAAACGCCATTAGGGACCACTCCATATCATCTGGTCTATGGGAAGGCTTGTCACCTCCCTGTGGAACTCGAGTACAAGGCGGCATGGACTGTCAAACTACTCAACTTTGATATCAAATCAGCCAGGGAAAGGCGTTCCATACAGATTCACGAACTTGAAGAAATCATGCACCTGGCTTATGAAAGCACGAAGATCTACAAGGAAAAGACCAAAGCCTATCGTGATAAGCGGATCATCTGCAGAAACTTCGAACCAAATGATCGAGTTTTGCTTTTCAACTCCAGGCTGAAGCTCTTCCCTGGAAAGTTGAAATCTAGGTGGTCCGGACCTCTCACTGTCAAGGAGGTCAGACCGTATGGAGCCGTGGTGCTACTGGATCCGAATGGAGGGGAATTCTTCGTAAATGGTCAGCGTCTTAAGCTATACATGGCTGATACGAAAATTGCAGCAGGGGAAGAAATCCCCTTAGGCGATCCATCCCCATCTCAATAGGCTGATCAAAGTCAAGCTAGTGACTTAAATCGAGCGTTTGGTGGGAGGCAACCCACTTGTAAGTGTAAATATGTTTTTCCTTTCGTAATTTGTTCCATTTTGTTTTTATTTCTGTTATAGGAAGAAAAAAAAAATCGAAGACCCCCGAAGGAACAGTCCACGGACTGCTCTCACTGGAGGAACAGTCAACGGACTGCTCTCGCTGGAGCACAGCTGCTCCTCCAGATAAGTTTTCGACAAAAAAAAAAGGAAGAGGAAGCAGTTAGGGTTTGCCTATTTAAGGCAACTACCCCCCTTCCCCACTTAGACTCACATCGCCGCCAACATCCTCCCCATAAGTTTAGAACCCTAAAATCGAAAACCTTAAACTCTTAGCCTTATCTAAATCGATTTTGGTTCTAGCACTTAATAGATCTTGAGATTTCGAACTTGATCTCCTTTTTCCGGCACTCTCTCAACCGGACAAGGTAAAACTCGAACTCTCTCCAGTCGCAAGTCGGGTTTCTCTCATATCTCTTTTAAGCGTTTGAATCGTTTTTCATGGCATTGCAGTTTAATAGGATCATCTCATGATTTCTAGGAAGATAAGAGATTCATTGTAAAATGATATATAATGAGAGCCGCCTTGTTTCGAATTGAATTGAGAATTGCAACTGATCATTGTGTTGATTGTTGGTTGATGCGAGTCGAATTTAGGGTCATTGTTCTTCATGATGTGATTTGGGTTGTTCGAAAATTGAATGGACTTGGATTTAACTGAGAAATGGTGAAGTTCCATCGTTTTCTACGCAACCCACAAACGGTACTAATGCATAATTCATCGTTCTGTTTTGCAGATGGCTTCGAGAACCAAACAAAAGGCGATAAAAACCACGAAGATCACCTGCTTGAACTACGTTCCGCCAACAGGCCACAACGCCCCGGCCTCTTACCCATGGCCGCGCGTTGGAAAGGAGGGTCAGCCGATTGATCTCGACGACCCAATGCTCCTCACCTTCAACTGCGAAGGATGGACAAGGAGTCTGCGCAAAAATACAACACGCTTCTAAACACCGAGATCTTGCCCACTCGATTTGGTCACACCGAAACCCTAGCTTCTCTTGGGCTAGACACGGACGTGTTCGAGATGCTCAATGCAATGGGGATTGCGCCCCTCTGTTACCAGACGCACGAACTCTACCCGAACCTAGTGAGGCAAGTGCTCACTACAGCTCATATCGGCTACGACAACCCTCATGCACCCACATATGAGAACTGTTCTTTCTCCTTCATGGCCGATGGCAAGTTCTGCTCCCTCTCGCTTGACCAGCTCAACGAGATATACGAGATCTTGGACGAGCGAAAGGATGTGGCAGTGGAGAACAAGTTCACTCCGACGGAGCGCTTTTGGGACCTCATAGCAACCGGTACCGGATCATTCGCC
It encodes:
- the LOC106314516 gene encoding uncharacterized protein K02A2.6-like, whose translation is MLDTQIYTVEDNNLALLPQEGMIKEIVTDDPLELDLIRSATDHSVISVDADGYDKMLDSAKSMERLSDTSGAVASKGATKLSTPRDDPWSELKAQKIDLKSLPTVLWYAFLGPNSTYPVIVNSELNNVETAKLLCELRKYRKALGYSLADIHGISPDLSMHRIHLEDESMTSIEHQRRLNPNLKDVVKKEIMKLLETGVIYVISDSNWVSPVHVVPKKGGITVITNEKTELIPTRTVTGHRMCIDFRKLNVVTRKDHFPLPFIDHMLERLVNHPFYCFLDGYLGFFQIPIHPDDQEKTTLTCPYGTFAYRRMSFGLCNAPEIFHRCMMSIFTDLIEDIMEVFMDDFSVYGSSFSVCLKNLCRVLQCCKEKDLVLNWEKCHFLVKDGIVLGHKISEKGIKVDKAKIEVIMSLQPPTSVKGIRSFLGHAGFYRRFIKDFSMIARPLMRLLCKDTRFEFDRGCLTAFHTIKGAFISAPVVQLPDWDLPFEIMTDARNEKRKFLRDARLYFWDEPFLYRHCKDGHSKPVSKILKAGFWWPTMFRDAQAFISKCSSCQRQGNISKRNEMPQNFILEIEVFDCWGIDFMGPFPPSYKNEYNIVAVDYVSKWVEAIASPTNDARVVTKMFKTIIFPRFGVPRVVISDGGAHFINKVFQGLLKKNGVKHKVDTAYHPQTSGQVEVSNREIKSILQKTVGATRKAYKTPLGTTPYHLVYGKACHLPVELEYKAAWTVKLLNFDIKSARERRSIQIHELEEIMHLAYESTKIYKEKTKAYRDKRIICRNFEPNDRVLLFNSRLKLFPGKLKSRWSGPLTVKEVRPYGAVVLLDPNGGEFFVNGQRLKLYMADTKIAAGEEIPLGDPSPSQ